One window of the Rufibacter radiotolerans genome contains the following:
- a CDS encoding YdcF family protein, with protein sequence MILDQETIELSRRIWAYHQLHHNLHPADAILVLGSHDTRVAERGAELWLQGYAPWLVFSGGFGRLTEGNFAEAEAEIFAKIAQDRGVPLTQILIENQSSNTGENITYSYQLLQERNVPLQSLILVQKPYMERRTYATFLKQWPGPEVEIMVTSPQLSLVNYCNEEIPMEQVIHIMLGDLQRIKLYPALGFQAYQEIPADVWDAFEQLKQKGFTDHLLPEEG encoded by the coding sequence ATGATACTTGACCAGGAAACCATAGAACTAAGCCGACGCATCTGGGCTTACCACCAACTACACCATAACTTACACCCGGCAGATGCCATTCTGGTTCTGGGTAGCCATGACACCCGGGTAGCCGAGCGGGGTGCCGAACTTTGGCTGCAGGGTTACGCGCCGTGGCTGGTTTTCTCGGGTGGGTTTGGCCGCTTAACCGAGGGAAATTTTGCCGAGGCAGAGGCCGAAATCTTTGCTAAGATTGCCCAAGATAGGGGAGTACCTCTAACCCAGATTCTGATTGAAAATCAGTCTTCCAATACCGGCGAGAACATTACCTATTCTTACCAATTGCTGCAGGAGAGAAACGTGCCGCTGCAAAGCCTGATTCTTGTTCAAAAGCCCTACATGGAGCGGCGTACTTACGCCACCTTTCTAAAGCAGTGGCCTGGCCCAGAGGTAGAGATTATGGTCACCTCTCCACAACTGAGTTTGGTAAACTACTGCAATGAAGAGATACCCATGGAGCAGGTCATCCATATCATGCTGGGAGACCTGCAGCGCATAAAGCTCTACCCAGCCCTGGGCTTCCAGGCGTATCAGGAGATTCCGGCAGATGTGTGGGACGCCTTTGAGCAGTTGAAACAGAAAGGCTTCACCGACCATTTGTTGCCGGAAGAGGGGTAG
- a CDS encoding zinc-dependent alcohol dehydrogenase, which produces MLAMNYRGPLRVRIDEKPMPKIEHPQDAIVRVTRSCICGSDLHLYNGAVPDTRVGMTFGHEFTGVVEEVGSEVTKIKVGDHVLVPFNIACGQCAFCKQELYGNCHESNPEATAVGGIFGYSHTAGGYNGGQAEYARVPYANVGPTIIPEGMDPDDAVLLTDVVPTGYQAAEMAGIQPGDTVVVFGAGPIGIMAARCSWLFGAGRVIIVDEIDYRLEFAMNYSQCEAYNFKEMDGDVVQFLKKKTDWMGADVCIDAVGAEASGNTMQTITGRKLLLQAGSATAVHWAINSVKKGGIVSIVGIYGPTDNLVPIGNVVNKGLTIRANQASVKRLLPRLIEHVQNGVLNPKGLITHRIPLEEVSDAYRMFSEKQDNCIKTVLIPPSARM; this is translated from the coding sequence ATGTTAGCCATGAATTACCGCGGGCCTTTAAGGGTCCGGATAGATGAAAAACCCATGCCAAAAATAGAGCATCCGCAGGATGCCATTGTGCGGGTAACGCGGTCTTGTATTTGCGGATCAGATTTGCACTTATACAATGGGGCCGTGCCAGATACCCGTGTAGGCATGACGTTTGGTCATGAGTTCACCGGCGTGGTGGAGGAAGTAGGATCAGAGGTAACCAAGATAAAAGTAGGCGACCATGTATTGGTGCCTTTCAATATTGCCTGCGGCCAGTGCGCTTTCTGTAAGCAGGAACTATACGGCAACTGCCATGAGTCTAACCCAGAGGCTACAGCGGTGGGAGGTATTTTTGGATACTCGCACACGGCTGGTGGCTATAATGGCGGCCAGGCCGAATACGCGCGCGTACCGTACGCCAACGTAGGTCCAACCATCATCCCCGAAGGGATGGACCCAGATGATGCCGTGCTATTAACAGACGTGGTACCCACCGGTTACCAAGCCGCTGAAATGGCGGGTATCCAGCCTGGCGACACGGTGGTGGTGTTTGGCGCAGGTCCTATTGGCATTATGGCGGCGCGTTGCTCCTGGTTGTTTGGCGCCGGCCGCGTGATCATTGTAGATGAGATAGACTATCGCCTGGAGTTCGCCATGAACTACTCCCAATGCGAGGCCTATAACTTCAAAGAAATGGACGGGGACGTGGTACAGTTCCTGAAAAAGAAAACTGACTGGATGGGTGCCGATGTCTGCATTGACGCCGTTGGGGCTGAAGCCTCTGGTAACACCATGCAGACCATTACCGGTAGAAAGTTATTGCTGCAGGCGGGTTCTGCTACTGCGGTTCACTGGGCTATTAACTCTGTAAAGAAAGGTGGCATTGTGTCCATAGTAGGTATTTATGGCCCTACCGATAACTTGGTTCCAATTGGAAACGTGGTCAATAAAGGCCTTACCATTAGAGCCAACCAAGCCTCGGTGAAGCGACTTCTGCCAAGGTTGATTGAGCACGTACAGAACGGGGTTCTGAACCCTAAGGGCTTGATCACGCACCGCATTCCGCTAGAAGAGGTTTCTGATGCCTACCGTATGTTCTCTGAAAAGCAGGACAACTGTATCAAGACTGTCCTTATTCCACCATCTGCCAGAATGTAA
- a CDS encoding GNAT family N-acetyltransferase, with product MSITIRAITEQDNAPLAHLIRKVFREFKIDRPGTVYTDPTTDALYQLFQTPGSAYLVAEKDGVLVGGCGVYPTNGLPSGCAELVKFYLSAESRGQGIGAQLLQRSLQLARELGYHQLYLESFPELAKAVSMYEKAGFTPLPHALGNSGHFACNIWMLKDLREEEEAS from the coding sequence ATGAGCATCACTATCAGAGCCATTACAGAACAGGACAATGCCCCACTGGCCCACCTGATACGAAAGGTGTTCAGAGAATTCAAGATTGACCGCCCGGGTACGGTATACACAGACCCCACCACCGATGCCCTCTACCAACTTTTCCAGACCCCGGGCAGTGCGTACTTGGTAGCCGAGAAAGATGGCGTGCTGGTAGGTGGCTGCGGCGTTTACCCTACTAATGGCCTCCCATCTGGCTGCGCCGAACTGGTGAAGTTCTATTTGTCTGCGGAAAGCCGGGGCCAGGGTATTGGCGCGCAATTGCTACAAAGGAGCCTTCAACTAGCCCGGGAACTAGGCTACCATCAACTCTACCTGGAATCTTTCCCTGAACTGGCCAAAGCGGTAAGCATGTACGAAAAGGCAGGCTTTACCCCTTTGCCCCACGCCCTCGGCAACTCCGGCCACTTCGCGTGTAACATTTGGATGCTGAAAGACTTGCGGGAAGAAGAGGAGGCGAGTTAA
- a CDS encoding LytR/AlgR family response regulator transcription factor, whose translation MNILLIEDEYLASEKLEAQLLRYDPSIRILATIDSIRNAVKWFETNPAPDLAFLDIHLSDGNSFEIFQKVEVKCPIIFTTAYDEYAVKAFKVNSIDYLLKPISNEDLAAAMDKFKSLYQTKPATSGLDMEQIMALLNRNRTTEETHHYKNRFLVKSGQKIRSIPTEEIAYFYAEDKIVFLITTSGQRFITDFTLDTLQELLDPEQFSRLNRQFIAHIHSIDEIHPYLKGRLKVYVKPTTDKEIIISNERAAAFKEWLGK comes from the coding sequence ATGAACATCCTCCTGATTGAAGACGAATACCTGGCCTCTGAGAAACTGGAAGCCCAACTGTTGCGCTATGACCCCAGTATCAGAATCCTGGCTACTATAGACTCCATCAGGAACGCGGTGAAATGGTTTGAGACCAACCCCGCCCCAGACCTGGCTTTCCTGGACATTCACCTCTCAGACGGCAACAGCTTTGAGATCTTTCAGAAGGTAGAGGTAAAATGCCCAATCATCTTCACCACGGCTTATGATGAGTATGCGGTGAAAGCGTTCAAGGTCAACAGCATAGACTACCTGCTAAAGCCCATTAGCAACGAAGACCTGGCGGCTGCCATGGATAAATTCAAGTCGCTGTACCAGACTAAACCCGCTACTTCGGGCCTGGACATGGAGCAGATCATGGCCCTGCTCAACCGCAACAGAACCACTGAGGAAACGCACCACTACAAGAACCGTTTTCTGGTGAAGAGCGGGCAGAAGATCCGGTCTATCCCCACCGAGGAGATTGCCTACTTCTACGCCGAGGACAAGATTGTCTTTCTCATTACCACTTCCGGCCAGCGCTTCATCACCGACTTCACTCTGGACACCCTGCAGGAGCTTCTGGACCCGGAACAGTTCAGCCGCCTCAACCGCCAGTTCATTGCCCACATCCATTCCATAGACGAGATTCACCCCTACCTCAAGGGTCGCCTCAAAGTGTACGTGAAACCCACCACTGACAAGGAGATCATCATCAGTAATGAACGCGCTGCCGCTTTTAAGGAATGGTTAGGGAAGTAG
- a CDS encoding sensor histidine kinase: MKRPFHFKHKKLVRYLANTGIALLIFWTFFFIHRTGLQAFEARDIYRMLNTALMVNVILEGTRRIAKRLSKKYDWREYGLRRFVYEWIAVQMYILLVMVLFEVLPRLILGLTFYNLTDVEAVQNIKEVFVFGSIILLFVHFIRSGIYFYNQWHRYLMQAEKLKKETIKVQFESLKQQVNPHFLFNSLNALSSLIYKDQDMAAKFVEQLSKVYRYVLEHKDKELVSLHTELDFIYSYLFLLKIRFRENLRVNVNVPDHLLNHQVAPLTMQLLMENAIKHNIVSRDEPLFIDVFIEDDYIIIKNNLQLRESREESTGVGLKNIINRYKFITDKKVDVEVTEKTFIAKLPLLNNAA, encoded by the coding sequence ATGAAGAGACCCTTCCATTTTAAACATAAGAAGTTGGTGCGCTACCTGGCCAATACGGGTATTGCCTTGCTTATCTTCTGGACCTTTTTCTTTATCCATCGCACGGGCCTGCAGGCCTTTGAGGCCCGCGATATTTACCGGATGCTGAACACGGCCCTCATGGTGAACGTGATTCTGGAAGGCACCCGCCGCATTGCCAAACGCCTAAGCAAGAAGTATGATTGGCGTGAGTATGGCCTACGGAGATTTGTGTATGAATGGATTGCCGTGCAGATGTACATCCTGCTGGTGATGGTACTGTTTGAGGTACTGCCCCGCCTGATCCTGGGCCTCACGTTTTACAACCTCACTGATGTAGAGGCAGTGCAGAACATAAAGGAAGTGTTTGTGTTTGGCAGCATTATCCTGTTGTTCGTGCACTTTATCAGGTCTGGTATCTACTTCTATAACCAGTGGCACCGCTACCTCATGCAGGCCGAAAAGCTCAAGAAAGAAACCATTAAGGTGCAGTTTGAGTCCCTGAAACAGCAGGTGAACCCGCACTTCCTGTTCAACAGCCTCAACGCGCTTTCTTCGCTTATCTACAAAGACCAGGACATGGCGGCCAAGTTTGTGGAGCAGCTCTCTAAAGTGTACCGCTACGTGCTGGAGCACAAAGACAAGGAACTGGTAAGCCTGCACACCGAGCTTGATTTTATTTACTCCTACCTGTTCCTTCTCAAGATCCGGTTTAGAGAGAACCTGCGCGTGAATGTGAACGTGCCCGACCATCTGCTTAACCACCAGGTGGCCCCGCTCACCATGCAACTGCTCATGGAAAACGCTATTAAACACAACATTGTGAGCCGTGATGAGCCCTTGTTCATAGATGTGTTTATTGAGGACGACTACATTATCATCAAAAACAACCTGCAGCTGCGCGAGAGCCGCGAGGAGTCAACCGGGGTAGGCCTCAAAAACATCATCAACCGCTACAAGTTCATCACCGATAAAAAAGTGGACGTGGAGGTGACCGAAAAAACTTTCATTGCTAAATTACCGCTCCTTAACAACGCCGCCTGA
- the sugE gene encoding quaternary ammonium compound efflux SMR transporter SugE, whose amino-acid sequence MNSAWIYLLLAGLCEIVWAIGLKYTDGFSKLWPTVGTVIVMILSFILLAQAMRTLPVGTAYASWTGIGAVGTAILGMVLFNEPKDLVRLACIGLIIVGVLGLKFLAKE is encoded by the coding sequence ATGAATTCTGCCTGGATTTATTTGCTACTTGCCGGCCTTTGTGAGATTGTCTGGGCCATTGGCCTTAAATACACCGATGGATTTTCCAAGCTCTGGCCCACCGTAGGGACTGTAATTGTCATGATCCTGAGCTTTATTCTCCTAGCCCAGGCCATGCGCACCCTTCCCGTGGGCACCGCCTACGCCTCCTGGACAGGCATTGGCGCCGTAGGCACGGCTATTCTGGGCATGGTCCTCTTCAACGAACCCAAGGACCTGGTGCGGCTGGCTTGTATTGGGTTGATTATAGTAGGGGTGTTGGGGTTGAAGTTTCTGGCGAAGGAATAG
- a CDS encoding UDP-2,3-diacylglucosamine diphosphatase, with amino-acid sequence MITPINPLPPGKKVYFASDFHLGVPTPDKSLAREKKIVRWLDQVKEDAHAIFLLGDIFDFWFEYKHAIPRGFIRLQGKLAEIADSGIPVYLFTGNHDMWMFDYFPKELNIPIIRKPISTQIGPHTFYIGHGDGLGPKDYTYKVLKRVFANPVSQWLFARIHPNMGIGLASFWSRRSRIQNTKQDEVFLGEDEWLVHYCQDMEKAKHHDFYVFGHRHLPLDLPIGDRSRYLNLGEWVNFCSYAVYDGQELSLTYFENEPA; translated from the coding sequence ATGATCACACCGATTAACCCTCTTCCCCCTGGTAAGAAAGTATATTTCGCCTCAGACTTCCACTTAGGGGTACCCACCCCTGACAAGAGCCTGGCGCGCGAGAAAAAGATTGTCCGGTGGTTAGATCAGGTGAAGGAAGATGCCCACGCCATTTTCCTCTTAGGCGATATCTTTGACTTCTGGTTTGAATACAAGCATGCCATCCCCAGAGGTTTTATCAGGTTACAGGGCAAGCTGGCCGAGATAGCTGACAGCGGCATTCCCGTGTACCTGTTCACGGGCAACCATGACATGTGGATGTTTGATTACTTCCCCAAAGAGCTGAACATCCCCATCATCCGGAAACCCATTTCCACCCAGATTGGTCCGCACACTTTTTACATTGGCCACGGCGATGGCTTAGGCCCCAAGGACTACACTTACAAAGTGCTCAAGCGCGTATTTGCCAACCCGGTAAGCCAATGGCTGTTTGCGCGCATTCACCCTAACATGGGTATTGGATTGGCCAGCTTCTGGTCGCGCCGCAGCCGGATACAGAATACCAAGCAGGACGAAGTATTTTTAGGCGAAGATGAATGGCTGGTACATTACTGCCAGGACATGGAGAAAGCGAAACACCATGACTTCTACGTGTTCGGGCACCGGCACTTACCGCTAGATTTACCTATTGGTGACCGCAGCCGCTACCTGAACCTGGGAGAATGGGTCAATTTTTGCTCTTACGCCGTATATGATGGCCAGGAACTTAGCCTCACCTACTTTGAAAACGAGCCTGCGTAA
- a CDS encoding LutC/YkgG family protein gives MYEAKSKEIVLRKVREALAKSAPFLPPTPDFSTSVYGPLLEDLSVQFAEAFIRNSGVFVYCESEEDFFDQLFEFKKERGLDNLYVWEPMLKKVLHAGGIHFNGSEDDFINKAEAALTTCEALVARTGSILVSSANASGRRLSVYPAMHLVVAKLSQLVPDIKQALQFVQEKYANRLPSMVSLVSGPSRTADIEKTLVMGAHGPKELILFLIDDHTD, from the coding sequence ATGTACGAAGCCAAATCTAAAGAGATTGTGCTCCGGAAGGTAAGAGAGGCGCTGGCAAAGTCAGCGCCTTTTCTGCCTCCTACCCCAGACTTCAGCACGTCTGTTTACGGTCCCTTGCTGGAAGACCTATCGGTGCAGTTTGCCGAGGCCTTTATCAGGAACAGCGGCGTTTTTGTGTACTGTGAGAGCGAGGAAGACTTTTTTGACCAGCTTTTTGAGTTCAAGAAAGAACGCGGCCTGGACAACCTATATGTGTGGGAACCCATGCTCAAAAAAGTACTGCACGCCGGCGGCATCCATTTCAATGGCTCTGAAGATGACTTCATCAACAAAGCCGAAGCTGCCCTTACCACCTGCGAGGCCCTGGTAGCCCGCACCGGCAGCATACTGGTGTCATCTGCCAATGCCAGCGGCAGAAGGCTGTCTGTGTACCCGGCCATGCACCTGGTGGTGGCCAAGCTGTCACAATTGGTGCCAGACATTAAGCAGGCGCTGCAGTTTGTGCAGGAAAAATACGCCAACCGCCTGCCTTCCATGGTATCATTGGTGAGTGGCCCCAGCCGGACCGCCGATATTGAGAAAACCCTGGTTATGGGTGCCCACGGCCCCAAAGAACTCATTCTTTTCCTTATTGATGATCACACCGATTAA